The genome window GCCTGCTGAAATCGGTCGACCTGCACAACCGCAAAGAGGAGATGAACGTCGAGTCGATCGCTCTCCAGAAGGGGGACACGCTCGACTTCGTGGTCGACCTCCACGCCAACCTCAACAGCGAACAGCACCTCTGGGCGCCGGTCGTCCGGGAGCTGCCGACAGCGGTGTCGTCCGGAGCGTCCTCCGCCGGGAACCCCGACGAGCCGCGGCTGTGGGACGCCCATCGCGACTTCGCCGGCCCCCCGCCGATCCGCCTGACCCGGATGGAACAACTCGCGCAGGTGCTGCTCGTTTCCAATGAGCTGATGTTTGTGGACTAGGTCTAGGTCTAGAGGACTAGGGACTGGGGAAAGGAACTCCGAGAGAGGTGATCGTGAACCCTGAACCGACATCTTCGTTGCTGAGCCGCCGGTCGCTATTGTGGCGATCCGGGATGGGGCTCGGCGCGCTCGGACTGGCGGGAGTGCTCGCCGACGAGGGCCGGGCGTCGGCCTCCACCGAAGGGGGCGTCGGTCTGCGGCAGCCGCAGTACGGCGCGCGGGTCAAACGGGTCATCCACTTCTTCTGCAACGGCGGTCCCTCGCACGTCGACACCTTCGATCCCAAGCCGGCCCTCCAGAAGCACGCCGGCCAGCCGGTCCCCAACACCCTGACGACCGAGCGGAAGACGGGCGGCGCTCTCCCCTCCGCGTTCGCCTTCAAGAAGTACGGCGAGAGCGGCCTCGAGATCAGCGACCTGTTCCAGCGGACGGCTCAGCACGCGGACGACATCGCGGTAGTCCGCTCGATGTACGCCCACGTCCCGAACCACGAGCCGTCGCTGATGCTCATGAACTGCGGCGACTCCGCCCAGCCGCGGCCGAGCGTCGGTGCGTGGGTCCTGTACGGCCTCGGCGCGGAGAACCGCAACCTCCCCGGGTTCATCGCCATGTGCCCCGGCGGGATGCCGATCAAGGACTCCGAGAACTGGCAGTCCGGGTTCCTCCCCGGCGTCTACCAGGGGACCTTCATCGACCCGCAGCACCGCCAGGTCGAGAAGCTCATCGAGAACATCCGCAGCCCGCACGCGTCGCCCGGCGTCCAGCGGAGCCAGCTCGACCTGCTGCAGTCACTCAATACCGAACACCGCCAGGGCCGGCTCGACCCGCGGCTCGACGCCCGGATCCAGTCGTTCGAGCTCGCCTTCCGGATGCAGTCCGAGGCGGCCGACGCCTTCGACATCTCCCGCGAGCCGCAGCACATCCAGGAGCTGTACGGCACTCACGTCCACGGCCGGCAGACCCTCATGGCCCGCCGGCTCCTCGAGCGGGGCGTGCGGTACGTCCAGCTCTGGCACGGGGCGGGGCAACCGTGGGACAACCACAGCGATATCGCCAACGCCCACCGCAAGCTCGCCGGCGAGATCGACGGGCCGATCGCGGCCCTGATGGCGGACCTCAAGCAGCGGGGGATGTTCGAAGACACCCTCATCGTCTGGGGGGGCGAG of Planctomyces sp. SH-PL14 contains these proteins:
- a CDS encoding DUF1501 domain-containing protein gives rise to the protein MGLGALGLAGVLADEGRASASTEGGVGLRQPQYGARVKRVIHFFCNGGPSHVDTFDPKPALQKHAGQPVPNTLTTERKTGGALPSAFAFKKYGESGLEISDLFQRTAQHADDIAVVRSMYAHVPNHEPSLMLMNCGDSAQPRPSVGAWVLYGLGAENRNLPGFIAMCPGGMPIKDSENWQSGFLPGVYQGTFIDPQHRQVEKLIENIRSPHASPGVQRSQLDLLQSLNTEHRQGRLDPRLDARIQSFELAFRMQSEAADAFDISREPQHIQELYGTHVHGRQTLMARRLLERGVRYVQLWHGAGQPWDNHSDIANAHRKLAGEIDGPIAALMADLKQRGMFEDTLIVWGGEFGRTPTSEGGSGRDHNHYGFSVWLAGGGIRGGTAYGATDDFGFQAVEKPTSVHDLHATILHLLGFDHEKLTYRYAGRDFRLTDVHGHVLRDILV